Proteins encoded by one window of Moorella humiferrea:
- a CDS encoding sigma 54-interacting transcriptional regulator, with amino-acid sequence MAAITMVATYQSLAEMAMAICQENKWEVDIVVGQLEQGVELARAAVKGGSRVIISRGLTARYIRNALEVPVVSVPVTGYDLLRAYWQARQEGTPVGVAEEEEVIMGFNAIGEILGEKIMGVAVKDIKGMRRAIRYLKREGAKVFVGKGTATRLAQAYSLKAVMITSGWEGVLQALEEAWRVLKIYEQEQAKIQQMKAIVDFNSDAIIAVDENMVITTFNPAAERLLGRSRDEVIGVPITQIFSWPFLDRIRRTGREEKGVLMPLEERQVVINGIPIKVENRIRGLIITLQDVQQIQKLEHKIRRNLVNRGHVARYTFDDILGDSASIKEAVRKARKFATADATVLLQAETGCGKEMFAQAIHRASRRKDGPFVAVNCAALPENLLESELFGYAEGAFTGARRGGKPGLFEIAHGGTIFLDEIGEMSGQLQARVLRVLEEGQVMRLGDDRLLPVDVRVIAATNRNLKQMVQEGRFRADLYYRLHVLTLNIPPLRARGEDIIILFYSFLHDFCIKFQKEIPAVGEQALNLLRQYTWPGNVRELKNMVERLVLLADKSAITAGLIKEMLEEESFSPSGIADLGGESQNLLDKTEWALIERVLAATGGNQAEAARRLGIGRTTLWRKLNKYRKGGQGTG; translated from the coding sequence ATGGCGGCCATTACCATGGTGGCTACTTATCAATCCCTGGCGGAGATGGCCATGGCCATCTGTCAGGAGAACAAATGGGAAGTAGATATTGTCGTCGGCCAGCTGGAGCAGGGAGTGGAACTGGCGAGGGCGGCGGTTAAAGGCGGCAGTCGTGTTATCATTTCCCGCGGCCTTACGGCACGATATATACGTAATGCCCTGGAAGTTCCGGTCGTCTCAGTTCCGGTTACCGGCTACGACCTCCTGCGCGCCTATTGGCAGGCCCGCCAGGAAGGGACGCCGGTGGGGGTGGCGGAAGAAGAAGAAGTTATAATGGGTTTTAACGCCATCGGCGAAATCTTGGGAGAAAAAATTATGGGTGTGGCCGTAAAAGATATAAAGGGGATGCGGCGCGCCATCAGGTATCTAAAGCGGGAAGGGGCGAAGGTTTTCGTAGGAAAAGGTACCGCCACCCGCCTGGCGCAAGCTTATAGCCTTAAAGCCGTAATGATAACTTCCGGTTGGGAAGGTGTCCTACAGGCCTTGGAAGAGGCATGGCGCGTCCTCAAGATTTACGAGCAAGAGCAGGCCAAAATACAGCAGATGAAGGCCATTGTCGATTTTAATTCCGACGCCATCATAGCCGTAGACGAGAATATGGTAATTACTACCTTTAACCCTGCGGCCGAGAGGTTGCTGGGCCGCTCCCGCGATGAGGTTATCGGCGTTCCCATCACCCAAATTTTTTCCTGGCCGTTTTTAGATAGGATCCGGCGTACAGGCCGGGAGGAAAAGGGGGTGCTCATGCCCCTAGAAGAACGCCAAGTTGTAATTAACGGCATCCCCATAAAAGTCGAAAACCGCATCCGCGGTTTGATTATTACCCTGCAAGACGTACAACAGATACAGAAACTGGAGCATAAAATACGGCGTAATCTTGTGAACCGCGGCCATGTGGCCCGCTATACCTTTGACGACATCCTGGGAGATAGCGCGTCCATTAAGGAAGCCGTAAGAAAAGCCAGGAAATTTGCCACGGCCGACGCCACCGTTCTCCTGCAGGCGGAGACGGGATGCGGTAAAGAAATGTTCGCCCAGGCCATTCACCGGGCTAGCAGGCGAAAGGACGGCCCCTTCGTGGCCGTCAACTGCGCCGCCCTTCCGGAAAACTTGTTAGAAAGCGAACTTTTTGGCTACGCAGAAGGGGCTTTTACCGGTGCCCGCCGCGGCGGGAAGCCTGGGCTTTTTGAAATTGCCCATGGCGGGACCATATTTCTGGACGAAATCGGTGAAATGTCCGGTCAACTCCAGGCCAGGGTATTGCGGGTCCTTGAAGAAGGTCAAGTTATGCGTCTGGGTGATGACAGGCTCTTACCCGTGGACGTACGCGTTATTGCCGCCACAAACCGCAACTTAAAACAAATGGTGCAGGAAGGACGATTTCGCGCTGACTTATATTACCGCCTGCACGTTTTGACCCTTAATATACCGCCACTGCGGGCCCGTGGCGAGGATATAATAATTTTGTTTTATAGTTTCCTGCATGATTTTTGCATTAAATTCCAAAAGGAAATACCGGCAGTGGGGGAACAGGCTTTAAATTTGTTAAGGCAGTATACCTGGCCGGGAAATGTGCGGGAATTAAAAAACATGGTAGAAAGGTTGGTTTTGTTAGCCGATAAATCGGCAATCACCGCGGGATTAATCAAGGAAATGCTAGAAGAGGAAAGCTTCTCTCCCAGCGGCATTGCGGATCTAGGAGGGGAAAGCCAGAATCTCCTCGATAAAACCGAATGGGCGTTGATTGAAAGGGTTCTGGCCGCCACCGGCGGCAATCAGGCCGAGGCAGCGCGGCGTCTGGGTATCGGGCGCACAACCCTGTGGCGTAAGCTAAATAAATATCGAAAGGGCGGCCAAGGGACCGGGTGA
- a CDS encoding SLC13 family permease — MSLPVISLIALLFAIVISCVTTLNIGTLSLGLSLLVSYIGGVKISEVIKGYPTNIFLMLAGSTYLFALAQVNGTLEKIVKYTIKGVRGNTALLPFIFFFLAFILSSMGPGPTVIAALMAPMAMLLAEEVGISPLMMSIVAGNGGQAGSMSPIAIGGIITTGITAKMGLTNIGWKLWLNMLITYFIISLIAYILFGGLRLFKKGDGGQRETLARIQVEPFDHNQLITLLGIIIFVVGALAFKMDVGLGAFLIGSILSFFKVADEGKAIKQMPWGAILFVCGVTVLINLMGQIGGMDLFASLIARFSTPFTITLVAGFIAGLISAYASTTGVILPAFIPMAPMLLEKVGAPPSELLALISAIAVCGFMTDMSPLSTTGALYYANAGPKTDKQKLFRDMLIWGLSMSVVGAIVSWIYFSVFHLA; from the coding sequence GTGTCTTTACCGGTTATATCCTTAATAGCGCTACTTTTTGCTATTGTCATAAGCTGTGTGACGACATTGAATATTGGCACTTTATCTCTGGGCTTGAGCCTTTTGGTAAGCTATATCGGCGGCGTTAAAATTAGCGAAGTTATCAAAGGCTATCCTACTAATATTTTCCTGATGTTGGCGGGGAGCACTTATCTTTTTGCCCTGGCCCAGGTCAACGGTACCCTGGAGAAGATAGTCAAATATACCATTAAAGGTGTAAGGGGAAATACCGCCCTTTTACCGTTTATATTCTTTTTCCTGGCCTTTATCCTCTCGTCGATGGGTCCGGGACCTACGGTCATAGCCGCCCTGATGGCCCCGATGGCTATGCTACTGGCCGAGGAGGTAGGCATAAGCCCTTTGATGATGTCCATTGTCGCCGGCAACGGCGGCCAGGCGGGCTCCATGTCACCCATTGCTATCGGCGGCATCATCACCACCGGGATTACGGCCAAAATGGGTTTGACCAATATCGGATGGAAATTGTGGCTTAATATGTTAATCACCTATTTTATAATTTCATTAATTGCCTATATTCTTTTTGGGGGGTTGAGGCTTTTTAAAAAAGGGGACGGTGGTCAGCGCGAGACGCTGGCCAGGATCCAGGTTGAGCCTTTCGACCATAATCAACTTATAACTTTACTGGGGATTATAATTTTCGTCGTTGGCGCCCTTGCGTTTAAAATGGACGTCGGCCTGGGAGCGTTTCTCATCGGATCAATCCTTTCGTTTTTTAAAGTGGCGGACGAAGGCAAGGCCATCAAACAAATGCCCTGGGGAGCCATCCTTTTTGTTTGCGGCGTTACCGTGCTTATCAACTTAATGGGACAGATCGGCGGCATGGATCTTTTCGCCAGTCTCATCGCCAGATTTTCAACACCCTTTACCATTACTTTGGTTGCGGGATTCATCGCCGGCTTGATATCCGCTTACGCGAGCACCACGGGCGTCATTCTCCCGGCCTTTATTCCCATGGCGCCGATGCTTTTAGAAAAGGTCGGCGCCCCGCCGTCAGAACTATTGGCCCTCATTTCGGCAATCGCCGTTTGCGGCTTCATGACGGATATGAGTCCTTTGTCGACCACCGGGGCCCTATACTATGCCAATGCCGGTCCGAAAACCGACAAGCAAAAACTCTTCCGGGATATGTTGATATGGGGGTTATCTATGTCGGTAGTAGGCGCCATAGTTAGTTGGATTTACTTCAGTGTATTCCATCTGGCCTGA
- a CDS encoding DUF3656 domain-containing U32 family peptidase, whose amino-acid sequence MTRVELMAPAGSPEALKAAVNNGADAVYLGGKQFNAREGAANFSRDELRDAVAYAHECDVRVYVTVNTLLSDWELAEAVDYLYFLGENRVDGIIVQDLGLANLSRNIMPELPLIGSTQMTVTNAAGAEYLARLGFKRVVLGRELSLRDIKAISSKVGIELEVFVHGALCFSYSGQCLFSSMVGGRSGNRGRCAQPCRLAYTLVDEKGRALEEKPEHLLSTRDLYTLDRIPELIAAGVKAFKIEGRMRRPEYVAVVTRAYRRVIDRFYNNPEDFQVFTEEEREVAQIFNRDFTPGYLDGNPGAELMSYGRPSNRGLYLGRVERRQNDGFQVHLEAPLSRGDGLEVWVSKGGHQGLVVHHIRQGEREVDSAPAGATVTLKLPPATRPGDRIFKTSDALLLQEVRRTFTTIPEERRLPLTMKVYAREGEPLKLEIIDPGGNRAEAQTSRAAEAAERHPLNEAVLAEHLGRLGNTPYRLGHLIVELEGRLMVPLSELNRIRREAIEKLRQMRLEAWPRRVPPEEEFRKRLLELRQPPQAADGERTGRRRQEPPRLAVAVGDPEGARAALAAGAERVYLAGEIWRGHGVPGGNLLRDLIEEAKIKGATLVPALPRIWHETEVAGVGRRLEELVDAGADLILVGNFGGIELLRKYGLAGWGDYPLNAFNGWSLQALAEAGLKGVTLSPEVNREQLRRLVSPLPLELIVHGALPLMISAHCVLGARLGGQRPGRKCTAPCLKGRYGLKDRLGLVFPIATDDKCRFYLYNVKEINLLKHLEDISSLGFHWVRVEATEKPAGYIRRVTSLYRTALDLVARGEGREALAELSLEAEKMAPGGITRGHYFRGVL is encoded by the coding sequence ATGACAAGGGTTGAATTAATGGCCCCGGCAGGCAGCCCCGAGGCTTTAAAGGCTGCGGTAAACAACGGTGCCGATGCCGTGTACCTGGGCGGCAAACAGTTTAACGCCCGCGAGGGGGCTGCGAATTTTTCCCGGGATGAGCTACGGGATGCCGTGGCTTATGCCCACGAATGCGATGTGCGGGTTTATGTAACCGTCAATACCCTCCTGTCAGACTGGGAGCTGGCAGAGGCTGTGGATTATCTCTACTTCTTGGGAGAAAACCGTGTTGACGGTATTATTGTTCAAGATCTGGGGCTGGCCAACTTATCAAGGAATATTATGCCCGAATTACCTTTAATCGGCAGCACCCAGATGACGGTAACCAACGCGGCCGGGGCTGAGTATTTGGCGAGACTCGGTTTTAAAAGGGTTGTCCTCGGCCGGGAGTTATCATTAAGGGATATTAAGGCCATTAGCAGTAAAGTGGGGATAGAGCTCGAAGTTTTTGTTCACGGCGCCCTTTGTTTTTCATATTCCGGCCAGTGCCTTTTCAGCAGCATGGTAGGGGGACGGAGTGGCAACCGCGGTCGGTGCGCCCAGCCCTGTCGCCTGGCCTACACGCTGGTGGATGAAAAGGGACGGGCACTGGAAGAGAAGCCGGAACACCTGTTAAGTACCCGCGACCTCTATACCCTGGACCGCATACCGGAACTAATAGCCGCCGGCGTCAAGGCCTTTAAAATTGAAGGGCGGATGCGCCGGCCTGAGTATGTGGCGGTGGTAACCCGGGCATATCGTCGAGTTATTGATCGATTTTATAACAATCCCGAAGACTTTCAGGTATTTACCGAAGAAGAGAGGGAAGTGGCCCAGATTTTTAACCGCGACTTTACGCCAGGGTATCTTGACGGCAATCCGGGGGCAGAATTAATGAGTTACGGCCGCCCCAGTAACCGCGGGCTTTATTTAGGGCGGGTGGAGCGGCGCCAGAACGACGGCTTTCAGGTTCATCTGGAAGCCCCCTTAAGCCGCGGCGACGGCTTGGAAGTTTGGGTGAGCAAAGGAGGCCATCAGGGCCTTGTAGTTCATCACATCCGGCAGGGGGAGCGAGAGGTAGACTCTGCTCCGGCGGGGGCTACCGTTACTTTAAAACTACCGCCCGCGACCAGACCGGGGGACCGCATTTTTAAGACGAGCGATGCCTTACTTTTACAGGAAGTGAGGCGTACCTTTACTACCATTCCGGAAGAAAGACGCCTGCCCCTAACCATGAAAGTTTATGCCCGGGAGGGAGAACCTTTAAAGCTGGAGATAATCGACCCCGGCGGAAACCGGGCGGAGGCCCAAACGAGCAGGGCCGCCGAAGCGGCCGAGCGCCATCCGTTAAACGAAGCCGTCCTGGCGGAGCACCTGGGGCGCCTGGGAAATACACCTTATCGATTAGGGCACCTTATTGTCGAATTGGAAGGTCGGCTGATGGTGCCTTTAAGCGAATTAAACCGCATCCGACGGGAGGCCATCGAAAAACTGCGCCAGATGCGCCTTGAGGCGTGGCCCCGGCGAGTGCCCCCGGAAGAAGAATTCCGCAAAAGGCTATTAGAACTCCGGCAGCCACCGCAGGCGGCAGACGGAGAAAGAACCGGCAGGCGACGACAAGAGCCCCCGCGCCTGGCGGTGGCGGTGGGCGACCCGGAAGGCGCCAGGGCGGCTTTGGCTGCGGGAGCCGAACGCGTCTATCTTGCAGGTGAAATATGGCGGGGGCACGGGGTTCCTGGAGGGAACCTGTTGCGTGATCTTATAGAGGAGGCAAAAATAAAGGGGGCAACCCTGGTACCGGCCTTGCCGCGCATCTGGCATGAAACGGAGGTGGCAGGGGTCGGCAGACGGCTTGAGGAACTTGTCGATGCCGGCGCCGACCTAATCCTTGTCGGCAATTTCGGCGGCATTGAGCTTTTAAGGAAATACGGCTTGGCCGGTTGGGGCGATTATCCTTTAAACGCCTTCAACGGCTGGTCCCTTCAAGCCCTGGCCGAGGCGGGATTAAAGGGTGTTACCCTTTCCCCGGAGGTGAACCGGGAGCAACTGCGCCGGCTCGTATCCCCATTACCCCTGGAACTCATTGTGCACGGCGCTTTGCCCCTGATGATTTCCGCCCACTGCGTCCTGGGGGCACGTTTGGGCGGTCAAAGGCCCGGCCGCAAATGTACCGCTCCATGTCTTAAGGGTCGCTATGGTTTAAAAGATCGTCTGGGACTTGTATTTCCCATTGCGACCGATGATAAGTGCCGGTTTTATTTATACAACGTCAAGGAAATAAATCTCCTTAAGCATTTAGAAGATATATCTTCTTTGGGTTTTCATTGGGTTCGAGTTGAGGCTACGGAAAAACCTGCCGGCTACATCAGGCGGGTAACGTCCCTGTACCGGACTGCCCTGGACCTCGTGGCCCGGGGGGAAGGAAGGGAAGCCCTCGCAGAGCTGTCCCTGGAGGCAGAAAAGATGGCTCCGGGCGGTATTACCCGGGGTCATTATTTCCGAGGAGTGCTTTAG
- a CDS encoding sigma 54-interacting transcriptional regulator, with protein MEIVKTITGKCRMCYACIRNCPVKAIKVVEGQARVVPELCIACGHCVQVCAQQAKEVQREVEKVEGYLTTKRTIACLAPSFVAEFHPAWPGQVVAALKQMGFAEVHEVAFGAHLVTLEYRRYLQEAGERQGLISTPCPAVVNLVSKYYPKLLSQLIPVVSPMIALGRYLKKKVGPDSRIVFIGPCVAKKGEAQEDEVAGAVDAVLTFLEIKEMLAVRQIDVNSCGNMDFDSEPAYLGRLYPVGGGLLRSAGVDADILANQVLVIEGREDCLEFLKAVNEGQMMPKMVDMLFCKGCINGPMQENKFSAFRRRKIVAEFTRQGLEKATPRPINPDIINLRREFHDKSVFFPRPTEADIRKILAELGKLTPEDELNCGACGYSSCREKAIAVYHGLAENRMCLPYLIAQLEKSNLNLRQELKVFQGQYGQLVGNSAVMQEVYRMIEKVAKTDATVLIRGESGTGKELVARAIHYRSRRSEAPFISINCAALPETLLESELFGHARGAFTGAVTAKKGLFEEAHEGTIFLDEIGDISPGLQSKLLRVLQEGEFIRVGETRPTRVNVRVLAATNRDLEKAVKEGAFRPELFYRLNVITIWLPPLRERRDDIPLLARHFLEKYSRRLGKEITGFTSEAMDALVRADWQGNVRELENVIERAVILAEGKKIEVGDLPRQFRNLSANASGWAYTKGMSFKEAVTAYEINLLVQALEESQWVQARAAEILGLKRSTLNEMIKRYKLRPAKK; from the coding sequence ATGGAAATAGTGAAAACAATCACAGGTAAATGTCGCATGTGTTATGCCTGCATTCGTAACTGCCCTGTGAAAGCCATAAAAGTAGTGGAGGGTCAGGCCAGGGTTGTCCCCGAACTCTGTATTGCCTGCGGCCACTGCGTCCAGGTATGTGCCCAGCAGGCCAAGGAAGTGCAACGTGAGGTAGAGAAAGTGGAGGGGTATCTCACGACAAAAAGGACTATTGCCTGCCTGGCTCCTTCTTTCGTGGCCGAGTTCCATCCTGCCTGGCCCGGACAGGTAGTGGCGGCTTTAAAGCAGATGGGGTTTGCCGAGGTCCATGAAGTGGCCTTTGGCGCCCATTTAGTCACCCTTGAATACCGCCGCTACCTCCAGGAAGCCGGGGAACGCCAGGGATTAATCAGCACCCCCTGCCCGGCGGTGGTCAACCTTGTGAGCAAATATTATCCTAAATTATTATCCCAGTTAATCCCCGTTGTTTCACCGATGATTGCCCTGGGCAGGTATCTTAAAAAGAAGGTTGGTCCGGACAGCCGGATAGTTTTTATAGGCCCCTGTGTGGCCAAAAAAGGGGAGGCCCAGGAAGACGAAGTTGCCGGGGCCGTTGACGCCGTCCTGACTTTTTTGGAAATAAAGGAAATGCTGGCCGTCAGGCAGATCGACGTTAATTCCTGCGGTAATATGGATTTCGACAGCGAACCGGCCTATCTAGGACGTTTGTACCCGGTAGGCGGCGGTCTTTTAAGGAGCGCGGGGGTGGACGCCGACATTTTGGCCAACCAGGTACTGGTAATAGAGGGCCGGGAAGACTGCCTGGAATTTTTAAAAGCCGTCAATGAAGGACAAATGATGCCCAAAATGGTAGATATGCTCTTCTGTAAAGGTTGTATAAACGGGCCCATGCAGGAAAATAAATTCTCCGCCTTTCGCCGGCGCAAAATTGTGGCCGAATTTACCCGCCAGGGGTTAGAAAAGGCAACACCGCGGCCGATAAACCCCGATATTATCAATTTACGCCGGGAATTTCACGATAAAAGCGTATTTTTCCCCCGTCCAACCGAGGCCGATATACGAAAAATCCTTGCCGAGTTGGGCAAACTCACCCCCGAAGATGAACTTAACTGTGGCGCCTGCGGCTATTCATCCTGCCGGGAGAAGGCCATCGCCGTTTATCACGGTCTGGCCGAAAACCGCATGTGTCTGCCTTATCTCATCGCCCAGCTGGAAAAAAGTAACCTTAACCTGCGCCAGGAACTTAAGGTTTTTCAGGGGCAGTACGGCCAATTGGTCGGTAACAGCGCCGTCATGCAGGAAGTATATCGTATGATTGAAAAAGTCGCCAAAACCGATGCCACCGTTCTCATCCGCGGGGAGAGTGGCACCGGCAAGGAACTTGTGGCCAGGGCCATCCATTACCGCAGTCGCCGCAGCGAAGCGCCCTTTATCAGTATTAATTGCGCCGCCCTGCCGGAAACGCTCCTGGAAAGCGAGTTGTTCGGCCATGCCCGGGGCGCCTTCACCGGCGCGGTGACGGCCAAGAAGGGATTGTTCGAGGAAGCCCATGAAGGAACCATTTTTCTGGATGAGATCGGCGACATTAGCCCGGGGCTCCAGAGCAAGCTTTTACGCGTTTTACAAGAAGGAGAGTTTATAAGAGTAGGCGAGACACGACCCACCCGGGTTAACGTGCGTGTTCTGGCAGCCACCAACCGCGATCTTGAGAAGGCTGTAAAAGAAGGGGCTTTCCGTCCGGAGCTTTTCTACCGCCTAAATGTTATAACCATCTGGCTGCCGCCGCTAAGGGAACGGCGGGACGATATTCCCTTACTGGCCAGGCATTTCTTAGAGAAGTATAGTCGCCGCTTAGGAAAAGAGATAACCGGTTTTACCAGCGAGGCCATGGACGCCCTGGTTCGGGCCGACTGGCAGGGTAATGTCCGGGAACTGGAAAACGTCATCGAAAGGGCGGTGATCCTGGCGGAGGGCAAAAAAATAGAAGTGGGAGATCTGCCGCGCCAGTTCCGCAACTTGTCCGCCAACGCTTCCGGCTGGGCTTATACCAAGGGAATGAGCTTTAAGGAGGCCGTAACAGCATATGAAATCAACTTGTTAGTTCAGGCCCTTGAAGAAAGCCAGTGGGTCCAGGCGAGGGCGGCGGAAATCCTCGGCCTTAAAAGAAGCACCCTGAATGAAATGATTAAACGTTATAAACTGCGGCCGGCGAAAAAATAA
- a CDS encoding helix-turn-helix transcriptional regulator translates to MRNEKMYQLRRERGLTQKKVAMAVGITQSAYAMIERGRRYPRKDTMKKLADFFGLTVDELFFDEN, encoded by the coding sequence ATGCGCAATGAAAAAATGTACCAACTGCGCCGGGAACGCGGCCTCACTCAAAAGAAGGTGGCGATGGCGGTGGGTATCACCCAGAGTGCCTATGCCATGATCGAAAGGGGCCGGCGTTACCCGCGTAAAGACACCATGAAGAAACTGGCTGATTTTTTCGGTTTGACTGTTGATGAATTGTTCTTTGATGAGAATTAA
- a CDS encoding endonuclease MutS2, with the protein MNKTYLKLELDKVLLRLEEKCLSSLGVELVRTLEPVRDLEEVRRRIKATSEAEEVLRRYPDLPFSIYDVRPQLARAAVGGILEGEELLRIVATLKNGRRVRRYLLGLEGRRPIITAIAERIGEFRELEKAIEQAVGPDGEVVDQATPRLYSLRQQILKIQERIKESLDTFLRSTEMQKYLQDNLYTIRNDRYVLPIKQEYRHHVPGLIHDQSASGATLFIEPMVLVELNNELRHLKAAEAREVEAILRHLSSLVGREKEGLAATLDALAELDFTLAKGRLSLEMGAVEPQLNNEGRWRIKSGRHPLLKGKVVPVSLTLGEDFTTLVITGPNTGGKTVTLKMVGLFTLMAQCGLHLPAGEGTEVDPTAAVYADIGDEQSIEQSLSTFSAHMAQIVKIINEVTAGSLVLLDELGAGTDPTEGAALAMAILDYLTDLGARSIATTHYSELKAYAYATPKVENAAVEFDSETLEPTYNLVIGTPGESNAFVIAARLGLAPDIIERASNLLGEENRRISRLIAGLAEDKRVSAREREQAEILRREAEKVREELAREKEEWQQQAAREMEKVRREARAILRRAKAEVREIMARIEKALAEENLRARQQAINKAQRQLKELEDTIEAGAARYEPVDSGAPPTELQVGDTVFLVSLGQTGKVLSPPNEQREVQVQVGVLKINVNIRELRLIKGEGKVPGKIESKGWTVKSVSHEEVKPEIDLRGLTVEEACHRVDAYLDDAVLAGLNQVRLIHGKGTGTLREALKDYLQQHPLVKSYRLGGAGEGGSGVTIVYIGR; encoded by the coding sequence TTGAATAAGACGTATTTGAAATTGGAGCTGGACAAGGTTCTGCTGCGCCTTGAGGAAAAATGTCTTTCATCCCTTGGGGTAGAGCTCGTCCGGACCCTTGAACCGGTTCGGGACCTGGAGGAAGTCCGCCGCCGTATCAAAGCCACCAGCGAAGCTGAAGAAGTACTGCGGCGTTATCCCGATTTACCCTTTAGTATCTATGACGTGCGGCCGCAATTGGCCCGGGCGGCTGTGGGCGGGATTCTGGAAGGGGAAGAGTTGCTGCGGATAGTGGCCACCTTAAAGAATGGACGGCGGGTGCGGCGGTATCTCCTGGGTCTTGAAGGTCGCCGGCCAATTATTACCGCCATAGCAGAGAGGATTGGCGAATTTCGTGAACTGGAAAAGGCCATTGAACAGGCCGTCGGTCCCGATGGAGAGGTTGTAGACCAGGCAACGCCGCGGCTTTATTCTTTGCGGCAGCAGATACTAAAGATCCAGGAGAGGATAAAAGAAAGCCTGGACACTTTCCTGCGTTCCACGGAAATGCAGAAATACCTTCAGGATAATCTTTACACCATACGCAACGACCGTTACGTCCTGCCCATAAAACAGGAGTACCGCCACCACGTTCCAGGACTGATTCACGATCAATCGGCCAGCGGGGCAACCCTTTTTATTGAGCCCATGGTCTTAGTAGAGCTCAATAATGAGCTCCGTCACCTAAAAGCGGCTGAAGCCAGGGAAGTTGAGGCTATTTTAAGGCACCTCAGCAGCCTGGTTGGTCGCGAAAAGGAGGGATTGGCAGCCACCCTAGACGCCTTGGCGGAGTTGGATTTTACCCTGGCAAAAGGGCGTTTGAGTCTGGAGATGGGGGCCGTAGAACCCCAATTAAACAATGAAGGACGCTGGCGCATTAAAAGCGGCCGCCATCCCCTCCTGAAAGGGAAAGTGGTACCTGTCAGCCTCACCCTGGGGGAAGATTTTACTACCCTGGTCATCACCGGCCCCAATACCGGCGGCAAAACGGTAACGCTGAAGATGGTGGGGCTCTTTACCCTTATGGCCCAGTGTGGCCTGCACCTGCCGGCGGGCGAGGGTACGGAAGTAGACCCAACGGCCGCCGTTTATGCCGATATCGGCGACGAACAAAGTATCGAGCAGTCTTTAAGCACCTTTTCCGCCCACATGGCCCAGATCGTTAAGATCATTAATGAAGTAACGGCCGGAAGTCTTGTCCTCCTGGACGAACTGGGCGCTGGTACCGACCCCACTGAAGGAGCGGCTTTGGCCATGGCCATCCTCGATTACCTAACCGATCTAGGTGCGAGGAGCATTGCCACCACCCATTACAGCGAATTGAAGGCCTATGCTTATGCCACTCCAAAGGTAGAAAACGCCGCCGTGGAATTCGACAGTGAAACCCTTGAGCCAACCTACAACCTCGTCATCGGTACGCCGGGCGAAAGCAATGCTTTCGTCATCGCCGCCCGCCTGGGACTTGCCCCGGATATTATTGAACGGGCCAGCAACCTCCTTGGTGAAGAAAACCGGCGGATAAGCCGCCTGATAGCCGGTCTGGCGGAAGACAAACGGGTTAGCGCGCGGGAAAGGGAGCAGGCCGAAATTTTGCGCCGGGAAGCTGAAAAGGTCCGTGAGGAATTGGCCAGGGAAAAAGAGGAGTGGCAACAGCAGGCGGCGAGAGAGATGGAGAAGGTCCGCCGAGAAGCCAGGGCCATCTTAAGGCGGGCCAAGGCAGAGGTTAGGGAGATTATGGCCCGCATAGAAAAAGCCCTGGCAGAAGAAAACTTGCGGGCCAGGCAGCAGGCGATCAATAAAGCCCAGCGGCAATTAAAAGAACTGGAGGACACTATTGAAGCCGGGGCGGCCCGTTATGAGCCGGTCGACAGCGGCGCACCCCCGACAGAACTCCAGGTGGGCGATACCGTTTTTCTCGTTTCCCTGGGCCAGACCGGTAAAGTGTTGAGTCCCCCCAACGAGCAGAGGGAAGTTCAGGTACAGGTGGGAGTTTTGAAGATAAACGTAAATATAAGGGAATTACGGCTGATAAAAGGCGAAGGAAAAGTACCCGGAAAAATTGAAAGCAAGGGCTGGACGGTAAAGTCAGTAAGCCACGAAGAAGTCAAGCCGGAAATCGATTTACGGGGGCTGACGGTAGAAGAAGCCTGCCATCGAGTTGATGCCTATCTGGATGATGCCGTGCTGGCGGGTTTAAACCAGGTACGTTTAATCCACGGTAAAGGGACGGGAACCTTGAGGGAGGCCCTAAAGGATTACCTGCAACAGCATCCCCTGGTCAAAAGCTATCGTCTGGGCGGGGCCGGTGAAGGAGGTAGCGGCGTTACTATCGTATATATCGGTCGTTAA
- a CDS encoding helix-turn-helix domain-containing protein — protein sequence MKTLGERLTALRRERNLTQAELARSLNMAQSTIAMYEKNKRTPDAATLQKLADFFRVSVDYLLGRDESSLPAVYEIQNEKLSKKLPFLKETNSNPHEDPLFQYLFQRLSDLTPQQRKRLARSWYNALKKIEKEKPGDHLNGTPGFEPEGK from the coding sequence ATGAAAACATTGGGCGAAAGACTGACGGCTCTACGAAGAGAAAGAAACCTCACCCAGGCCGAATTGGCCCGCAGCCTTAATATGGCCCAGAGCACCATTGCCATGTACGAAAAGAATAAGCGCACCCCTGATGCTGCAACGTTACAAAAGCTGGCTGATTTTTTCAGGGTTTCTGTTGATTACCTGTTGGGTCGTGACGAATCCTCTCTACCTGCGGTATATGAAATCCAAAACGAAAAATTATCTAAAAAACTACCCTTCCTTAAGGAAACAAATAGCAATCCACACGAAGATCCTTTATTTCAATATCTATTTCAACGCCTTTCCGATCTTACTCCCCAGCAGAGGAAAAGACTCGCCCGCAGTTGGTATAACGCCTTAAAAAAAATCGAAAAGGAAAAGCCGGGGGACCATCTTAACGGCACCCCCGGCTTTGAACCTGAAGGTAAATGA